A genomic window from Acinetobacter chinensis includes:
- a CDS encoding crotonase/enoyl-CoA hydratase family protein: protein MALLRIEKNNGIATVSLNRPDKRNAMSFALLRELVSTAEKIKKDRSIRCVILTGEAGVFSAGIDLTDLNNPKNTAYAAWELIKPGQSLFQKAFLIWQELPVPVIAAMEGFCLGAGMQLALAADIRISHPDTKMSIMESRWGLVPDMGLTRSIKGVIGLDLAKELTLTARVFDGHYAKEIGLVTHLDENPLNKAVSIAQEMLQRSPDALMAAKRVLDAMEHQPTRSLRLEKIWQLKLLMGKNSKLARKKDKNPDVQFLPRQYK, encoded by the coding sequence ATGGCTTTACTGCGCATAGAAAAAAATAACGGCATCGCTACAGTTTCCCTGAACCGCCCTGACAAGCGAAATGCAATGAGTTTTGCATTACTGCGGGAACTGGTCAGTACCGCTGAAAAAATTAAAAAAGACCGCAGCATCCGTTGCGTTATTCTGACAGGTGAAGCAGGTGTCTTCAGTGCAGGTATTGATTTAACAGACCTGAACAATCCTAAAAACACCGCCTATGCTGCATGGGAACTCATCAAACCAGGACAAAGCCTTTTCCAGAAAGCATTTCTGATTTGGCAGGAACTTCCTGTCCCTGTGATTGCTGCAATGGAAGGCTTCTGCCTCGGTGCAGGTATGCAGCTTGCACTGGCAGCGGATATACGTATCAGCCATCCTGATACAAAAATGTCCATTATGGAAAGCCGCTGGGGACTGGTTCCTGATATGGGACTGACCCGCTCCATCAAAGGCGTGATTGGACTTGATCTTGCCAAAGAGCTGACACTGACTGCCCGTGTTTTTGATGGTCACTATGCCAAAGAAATAGGACTGGTGACTCATCTGGATGAAAATCCACTGAACAAAGCAGTGAGTATTGCACAGGAAATGCTGCAACGTTCTCCAGATGCCCTGATGGCTGCAAAACGCGTACTGGATGCAATGGAACATCAACCGACAAGATCATTACGCCTTGAAAAAATATGGCAGTTAAAACTGCTGATGGGCAAAAACAGTAAACTTGCACGTAAAAAGGATAAAAATCCGGATGTGCAGTTTTTACCGCGCCAGTATAAGTAA
- the rlmD gene encoding 23S rRNA (uracil(1939)-C(5))-methyltransferase RlmD yields the protein MKYKARPRTAPQSSYIFRIESLSHEGRGIAHYGTHPDHPEEKKGKKVFISYALPGEEVFAQITHQAKRLEEADCKKVLADSSLDRIEPACPHYTVCGGCSMQHVREDEQIRLKQDVLKSHLEHFAGIQPEEWLSPLRSLRQDYRRKARIGVRYIPAKDKLVVGFRERQTNRLTSIDRCMILDHEFGSVTHVKQLLQSLKAKAAIGHIEWAMGDKEKALLIRHTEELTAEDVNLLKNFTLNKAWQLYLQPEGSESVHRVDDPTAEMRLHYSLDDFNVEFGFHPQDFTQVNSTINPQMVKLACDLLQLQQGERVLDLFCGLGNFSLPLARCVGDTGRVVAVEGSEEMVKRGTENAERNQIQHINFYSQDLTKDFSHHSWANQGFEALLIDPPRSGAEEVMHYVPKFGAKRIVYVSCNPATLARDAGILVKQGYQLKKAGVMDMFTHTGHVESIALFEKENEINDL from the coding sequence ATGAAATACAAAGCCAGACCTCGTACAGCTCCTCAGTCCAGTTATATTTTTCGGATTGAGTCACTTTCACATGAAGGTCGTGGAATTGCACATTACGGAACGCATCCTGACCACCCTGAGGAAAAAAAGGGCAAAAAGGTCTTTATCAGTTATGCATTGCCTGGTGAAGAAGTTTTCGCTCAGATTACGCATCAGGCAAAACGGCTGGAAGAAGCAGACTGTAAAAAAGTGCTGGCTGACAGCTCGCTGGATCGGATTGAACCTGCCTGTCCACACTATACGGTTTGTGGTGGATGCAGCATGCAGCATGTCCGTGAGGATGAACAGATCCGTCTGAAACAGGATGTGCTGAAATCACATCTGGAGCATTTTGCTGGTATACAGCCGGAAGAATGGCTGTCTCCTCTGCGCTCGTTACGTCAGGATTATCGTCGGAAAGCACGGATCGGGGTACGTTACATACCTGCGAAAGATAAACTGGTGGTTGGTTTTCGTGAACGCCAGACCAACAGACTCACATCTATCGACCGTTGTATGATACTCGACCACGAGTTTGGCTCTGTCACGCATGTTAAGCAGTTACTCCAAAGTCTAAAAGCCAAAGCTGCAATTGGTCATATAGAATGGGCAATGGGGGACAAGGAAAAAGCCCTGTTGATCCGTCATACGGAAGAATTAACGGCGGAAGATGTCAACCTGCTGAAGAACTTTACGTTAAATAAAGCATGGCAGCTTTATTTGCAGCCTGAAGGGTCTGAAAGTGTTCATCGTGTTGATGATCCGACTGCTGAAATGCGTCTGCATTACAGTCTGGATGATTTTAATGTTGAATTTGGTTTTCATCCGCAGGACTTTACTCAGGTCAATTCGACCATTAACCCTCAGATGGTGAAGCTGGCATGTGATTTGCTTCAGTTACAGCAGGGAGAACGGGTTCTGGATCTGTTCTGTGGGCTTGGAAATTTTTCCCTGCCACTTGCAAGATGTGTTGGAGACACAGGACGGGTTGTTGCGGTTGAGGGCAGTGAGGAAATGGTTAAACGTGGCACTGAAAATGCAGAACGTAACCAGATTCAGCATATTAACTTTTATTCACAAGATTTAACAAAAGATTTTTCGCATCATTCTTGGGCAAATCAAGGATTTGAGGCATTATTGATAGACCCTCCGCGCTCTGGTGCAGAGGAAGTGATGCATTACGTGCCCAAATTTGGTGCAAAAAGAATCGTTTATGTATCCTGTAATCCTGCAACACTGGCAAGGGATGCCGGTATTCTGGTGAAACAGGGGTATCAATTGAAAAAAGCAGGTGTGATGGATATGTTCACGCATACCGGACATGTTGAATCCATTGCCCTGTTTGAGAAAGAGAACGAAATAAACGATCTATAA
- a CDS encoding RelA/SpoT family protein: MVTVREQLPGRLNELSEEATVEHAEQAQHDLAEWLDRVRSILDGAQLKQLEEVACLTLQRELDAAPSHRSNTFYTGIEMADILAHLHVDEDTLSAAMLYRSVREGLTTLEEIRQKFGEQVYSLVKGTLAMGKLSELIEKNKRLEDHFNNNQREHLTGIYKMLISVTEDVRVVLIKLAERTYALRELAKASKERQERVAREILTIYSPLAHRLGIAQLKWELEDLAFRYLAPERYKEIASLLNEKRLEREHYIQFVIDKLRAELLNDGIEAEISGRVKHIYSIYRKMKSKNLSFDQLYDIRAVRVLVKTVPECYHSLGIVHQIWRHIPHQFDDYITNPKANGYRSLHTAVIAENKSLEVQIRTMEMHEEAELGVCSHFNYKEGAKSTDYSFNHRLHSLRAVLEHYQERNDASAYKDEDTEENFEQIQEFEDFEKIYVFSRDGDIKELPRGSTVLDFAYHVHTEVGNKCYASRVNQRYVPLTYTLKTGEQVEILTKKDREPNRDWLVNSLGYIKTARARDKLRHWFRQQDRSKNLEVGREILNKELSRLAIHPKSIDLSDYCNHFNVKSGDDILIGLVNGDISLHALINQVNKHMHLDQDEPELVLKPTLNPRASHTLSAHGILIDGLDNVELHVAQCCQPVHGESIGGYITLNRGVSIHKVICTDYVRMISLEPERAVEADWEMQPTRGQSVQIVVEAYDRRGLLKDLTQVIFSDQINIRQVNTISESDGIANMKLLIEVKGLAQLSRLLARLEQQPGIISARRLVQGN; this comes from the coding sequence ATGGTCACAGTACGTGAGCAACTTCCCGGGCGTTTGAATGAACTGTCAGAGGAAGCGACTGTAGAACATGCCGAGCAAGCTCAGCACGATCTGGCGGAATGGCTGGATCGGGTCAGAAGCATACTGGATGGGGCACAACTGAAGCAGCTCGAAGAAGTTGCCTGCCTGACACTGCAGCGTGAACTGGATGCAGCGCCCAGTCACCGTTCCAATACTTTTTATACCGGTATTGAAATGGCAGATATCCTTGCCCATTTACATGTGGATGAAGATACTTTATCTGCTGCAATGCTGTACCGTAGTGTCCGTGAAGGACTGACCACCCTTGAAGAAATCCGCCAGAAATTTGGTGAGCAGGTGTACAGTCTGGTGAAAGGTACGCTTGCCATGGGTAAGCTTTCTGAACTGATTGAAAAAAATAAACGACTTGAAGATCATTTTAACAACAACCAGCGTGAGCATCTGACCGGCATTTATAAAATGCTGATTTCGGTCACGGAAGATGTTCGGGTTGTACTGATCAAACTTGCTGAACGTACTTATGCACTGCGGGAACTTGCAAAAGCTTCCAAAGAGCGGCAGGAGCGTGTGGCACGAGAAATTTTGACGATTTACTCACCACTGGCACACCGTCTGGGCATTGCTCAGCTGAAGTGGGAGCTGGAAGACCTGGCTTTCCGCTATCTCGCGCCTGAACGCTATAAAGAAATTGCATCCTTACTGAATGAAAAGCGTCTGGAACGTGAACATTATATTCAGTTTGTTATAGATAAACTTCGTGCAGAACTGCTGAATGATGGAATTGAGGCTGAAATTTCGGGTCGGGTAAAACATATTTACTCGATTTACCGCAAAATGAAGAGTAAAAATCTGAGTTTTGATCAGCTGTATGATATCCGTGCAGTACGTGTACTGGTCAAAACAGTTCCTGAGTGCTATCACTCACTGGGGATTGTGCATCAGATCTGGCGTCATATTCCTCATCAGTTTGATGACTATATCACCAACCCCAAAGCCAACGGTTACCGTTCACTGCATACTGCGGTGATTGCAGAAAACAAATCGCTCGAAGTGCAGATCCGTACCATGGAAATGCATGAAGAAGCGGAGCTGGGGGTTTGTTCGCACTTCAACTACAAAGAAGGTGCAAAGTCCACAGATTATTCATTTAACCATCGTCTGCATTCATTAAGAGCTGTACTGGAGCATTATCAGGAACGTAATGATGCCAGTGCGTATAAAGACGAAGACACTGAAGAAAACTTTGAACAGATCCAGGAGTTCGAAGATTTTGAAAAGATTTATGTGTTCAGTCGCGATGGTGATATCAAAGAGTTGCCTCGTGGTTCAACGGTGCTTGATTTTGCTTACCATGTTCACACAGAGGTCGGAAACAAGTGCTATGCATCGCGGGTAAACCAGCGTTATGTACCTCTGACCTATACTCTGAAAACAGGGGAACAGGTCGAGATTCTGACCAAAAAAGACAGAGAGCCGAACCGTGACTGGCTTGTCAATTCACTGGGCTATATCAAAACTGCCCGTGCTCGTGACAAGCTGCGCCACTGGTTCCGTCAGCAGGACAGAAGTAAGAACCTCGAAGTGGGTCGTGAAATCCTGAACAAGGAGCTTTCACGTCTTGCGATACACCCAAAAAGTATTGATCTGAGTGATTACTGCAATCATTTCAATGTAAAAAGTGGTGATGATATTCTGATTGGTCTGGTGAATGGTGACATCAGTCTTCATGCATTGATCAATCAGGTCAACAAACATATGCATCTGGATCAGGATGAGCCTGAACTGGTGCTGAAGCCAACGCTGAATCCACGTGCAAGTCATACTTTGTCTGCCCATGGCATTCTGATTGATGGTCTGGACAATGTGGAGCTGCATGTTGCACAGTGCTGTCAGCCTGTACATGGTGAGTCTATCGGAGGCTATATCACTTTAAACCGTGGTGTCAGCATCCATAAGGTTATCTGTACGGATTATGTCCGTATGATCAGCCTGGAACCTGAACGTGCGGTGGAAGCGGACTGGGAAATGCAGCCGACACGCGGTCAGAGTGTGCAGATAGTGGTTGAAGCATATGACCGCCGTGGTCTGCTTAAAGATCTGACTCAGGTGATTTTCTCAGATCAGATCAACATCCGTCAGGTCAATACAATTTCAGAATCAGATGGTATTGCCAACATGAAGCTGTTGATTGAAGTTAAAGGGCTGGCGCAGTTGTCGCGTCTGCTTGCCCGACTTGAGCAGCAGCCTGGTATTATCAGTGCCAGACGGCTTGTGCAGGGGAACTGA
- a CDS encoding NAD(P)-dependent oxidoreductase produces MSFDRSTQIAFLGMGLMGSRMATRLIQAGFNVAVWNRTLSACDSLIDMGAVLLDLKNIGQYPVILTCLADDQAVHSVFSQISSSLNPGQIIIDFSSLSVDQTRQLAKQAAQSSVEWIDSPVSGGTAGAENGTLVIFAGGNPQSIERLTLIYNVLSQRVTCMGETGTGQATKICNQLIVAANSTLIAEAVALAEKAGVDTRLLAPALAGGFADSKPFQILAPRMATHTFEPVQWKVQTLSKDLNNAVKLAAEYQLDIPVATTALSQLNTHQQQGFAESDLATIIHQIKSL; encoded by the coding sequence ATGAGTTTTGATCGCAGTACCCAGATTGCATTTTTAGGTATGGGACTGATGGGAAGCCGCATGGCAACCCGACTGATTCAGGCAGGCTTTAACGTTGCTGTATGGAACAGAACCCTCAGTGCCTGCGACTCACTCATAGACATGGGTGCTGTATTGCTCGATCTGAAAAATATCGGGCAATACCCTGTCATTCTGACCTGTCTTGCAGATGATCAGGCGGTTCATTCCGTTTTTTCACAGATATCCTCCTCTTTAAACCCTGGGCAGATCATCATCGACTTTTCCAGCCTGTCTGTGGATCAGACCCGTCAGCTGGCAAAACAGGCAGCACAGTCCAGTGTCGAGTGGATTGATTCCCCTGTTTCTGGGGGCACTGCTGGTGCTGAAAATGGAACCCTGGTTATTTTTGCAGGGGGCAACCCACAGTCCATTGAACGGCTGACGCTGATTTATAATGTTCTTTCCCAGCGGGTCACCTGTATGGGTGAAACAGGAACCGGACAGGCGACCAAAATCTGTAATCAGCTGATCGTTGCTGCTAACAGTACACTGATCGCTGAAGCCGTGGCTCTTGCAGAAAAAGCAGGTGTGGATACACGACTGCTGGCACCGGCACTTGCTGGTGGTTTTGCTGACTCAAAACCCTTTCAGATCCTGGCTCCACGTATGGCGACCCACACCTTTGAGCCCGTTCAATGGAAAGTTCAGACACTGTCCAAAGACCTGAACAATGCCGTTAAACTTGCCGCTGAATATCAGCTGGATATTCCTGTTGCAACCACAGCACTGTCTCAGTTAAATACTCACCAGCAGCAGGGATTTGCCGAATCAGATCTGGCAACCATCATCCACCAGATCAAATCTTTATAA
- the cysM gene encoding cysteine synthase CysM: MSNTTPDFQADEFLLDHYVGKTPLVRLQRLASHTQATVLAKLEGNNPAGSVKDRPAYNMIMQAEKRGQIKPGDTLVEATSGNTGIALAMVAAMRGYKMKLIMPGNSSQERKDAMQAYGAELIEAPDMETARDMALKMQQDGVGLVLNQFGNPDNSEAHYLTTGPEIWEQTGGKITHFVSSMGTTGTIMGISRYLKEQNPDIQIVGLQPEDGASIAGIRRWPKEYLPTIFDPSRVDRIMDIPQIEAEKTARQLARKEGISAGTSSGGAVWASIKIAEENPDAVIVCIVCDRGDRYLSTGLFSVVDAE; this comes from the coding sequence ATGAGTAATACAACCCCTGATTTTCAAGCAGACGAATTTTTACTGGATCACTATGTAGGGAAAACTCCTCTGGTGCGTCTACAGCGTCTGGCAAGTCACACTCAAGCAACCGTACTGGCAAAACTGGAAGGCAATAATCCAGCGGGTTCAGTCAAGGATCGCCCAGCGTACAACATGATCATGCAGGCTGAAAAGCGTGGTCAGATCAAGCCTGGCGACACACTGGTTGAGGCGACGAGCGGAAATACAGGGATTGCACTGGCGATGGTCGCTGCCATGCGTGGCTATAAAATGAAGCTGATCATGCCAGGTAACTCCAGTCAGGAACGTAAAGATGCCATGCAGGCTTATGGCGCGGAACTGATTGAAGCACCCGATATGGAAACTGCCCGTGACATGGCTTTAAAGATGCAGCAGGATGGCGTTGGACTGGTGCTGAATCAGTTTGGCAATCCTGATAACTCAGAGGCACATTATCTGACAACCGGTCCTGAGATCTGGGAGCAGACCGGTGGCAAAATCACTCATTTTGTCAGCTCCATGGGCACAACCGGTACTATTATGGGGATTTCCCGTTATCTGAAAGAACAGAATCCTGATATTCAGATTGTTGGTTTACAGCCAGAAGATGGTGCAAGCATTGCAGGTATCCGCCGCTGGCCTAAAGAATATCTGCCGACTATTTTTGATCCATCGCGTGTTGACCGCATTATGGATATTCCACAGATTGAAGCAGAAAAAACTGCACGTCAGCTGGCGCGTAAAGAAGGTATCAGCGCAGGGACATCTTCAGGTGGTGCTGTATGGGCATCCATAAAAATTGCAGAAGAAAATCCAGATGCCGTGATTGTCTGCATCGTCTGTGACCGTGGTGACCGTTATCTGTCTACAGGTCTGTTTTCAGTTGTGGATGCAGAATAA
- a CDS encoding GacS-like sensor histidine kinase has translation MSNINKKLFKRLHLNHAYGQLIALIFVPITILACVGTVLVLSETSSAAKAQQKQMAIAILTRNQSAAENALMQLDRFPWQYDQARFFMQNMMNEKHLIRTAIIDSKNSNRLSMGYQDQSAWPEYDTRQSFIGPVEHKDSHVYGLQINEGVGDHAWLLIELDNQPLQIARYRVLIVLVATGLLTLLLLLLCLNFYSRRWIAPMYEIRMQLQRLNADTLDQHMVINSTGELRLLQRDIANVVKRLHFSFLELKEHTEQTEDDLRRTLDTLEVQNITYRQARDQAISANQSKSVFLANISHELRTPLNSIDGFIHLLLRQGNLNNEQNLYLQTIRKSSAHLLALINDVLDFSKIDAGKLELETAPFDLEEAIFDVMDMLSPPAAQKHINMTFYYADNVPKYLIGDALRFKQILTNLISNAIKFTPDGEIIVRARMEQDDIGQCLLHFSVQDSGIGLSGTDRKKLFESFSQGDASVTRQFGGTGLGLAISKQLVHLMQGQIGFEDNQERAPTEKGSTFWFTAMFNVDEDDGIEHPDFSHMQVVSYLAHPATANVLRHYLEDYKVQHTETSSILDLFSRLNHLPGNIENTWLIVDHSGDSEALLTEIRTRYNGNLAVYGYQMVLEPGILNEHRARPLYQPLSRSALIQLLSNQPVFDQDEHEDFNGQGLHILAVDDHLPNLIVLEALLAELNVRTTKALSGQEALEILQNNLESKAQPFDLIFMDIQMPVMSGIDTTRAIRSLESTLENHKRLPVIALTAHALSDEKQKLLKGGMDDYVTKPIQIEQIIQILTQWTTQQFNKVSTVEKAHVIEALDPQIMDWQQSLQLAANKEDLAVDLLKMLTDSFEAEVNEMEQLIALEDFPQLEHVLHRLYGATRYVGVPALQEATGSFEQFVSTLRKERRKADEYFVQETLNRFNDLKAVIQQVEQAAQIILNKHNL, from the coding sequence ATGTCAAATATCAATAAGAAATTATTTAAGCGGCTACACTTAAATCATGCTTATGGGCAACTGATTGCCCTGATTTTTGTACCGATTACCATTCTGGCATGTGTGGGTACTGTCCTGGTTCTTTCTGAAACCTCCAGTGCTGCAAAAGCACAACAGAAACAGATGGCTATTGCCATTCTGACCCGCAACCAGTCTGCTGCTGAAAATGCACTGATGCAGCTCGACCGCTTTCCCTGGCAATATGATCAGGCACGTTTTTTCATGCAGAACATGATGAATGAAAAACATCTGATCCGTACTGCAATTATTGATTCAAAAAACTCAAACCGCCTGAGCATGGGCTATCAGGATCAGTCGGCCTGGCCTGAATATGACACCAGACAGTCTTTTATTGGTCCTGTTGAACATAAAGACAGCCATGTGTACGGGCTTCAGATCAACGAAGGCGTGGGTGATCATGCCTGGTTGCTGATTGAACTGGATAACCAGCCTTTACAGATTGCCCGATACAGAGTCCTGATCGTGCTGGTGGCAACAGGCTTACTGACGTTACTGCTGTTACTGCTGTGTCTGAATTTCTATTCCCGCCGCTGGATTGCACCCATGTATGAAATCCGCATGCAGCTACAGCGACTCAATGCGGATACGCTGGATCAGCACATGGTCATTAACAGTACCGGTGAGCTGCGCCTGTTACAGCGTGATATTGCCAATGTCGTCAAACGGCTGCATTTCAGTTTTCTTGAACTGAAAGAACACACCGAACAGACTGAAGATGACTTACGCAGAACTTTAGACACCCTTGAAGTACAGAACATTACTTACCGTCAGGCACGGGATCAGGCCATTTCTGCAAACCAGTCCAAATCAGTCTTTCTGGCGAACATCAGTCATGAGCTGCGTACACCACTGAACAGTATTGATGGATTTATTCATCTGTTACTGCGTCAGGGCAATCTCAACAACGAACAGAATCTGTATTTACAGACCATCCGTAAATCTTCTGCCCATCTGCTGGCACTGATTAATGACGTTCTGGATTTTTCCAAAATTGATGCCGGCAAACTGGAACTTGAAACCGCACCGTTTGATCTGGAAGAAGCAATTTTTGATGTGATGGATATGCTGTCTCCACCGGCAGCACAGAAACACATCAACATGACCTTCTATTATGCGGATAACGTCCCTAAATATCTGATTGGTGATGCATTACGCTTTAAACAGATTCTGACCAACCTGATTTCCAATGCCATCAAATTCACACCTGATGGAGAAATTATTGTACGTGCACGAATGGAGCAGGATGATATCGGTCAGTGCCTGCTGCATTTCAGCGTGCAGGACAGTGGTATTGGTCTGAGTGGCACTGACCGTAAAAAACTGTTTGAATCTTTCTCTCAGGGCGATGCATCCGTCACCCGTCAGTTTGGCGGTACAGGACTTGGACTTGCCATTTCCAAACAGCTTGTTCATCTGATGCAGGGACAGATTGGTTTTGAGGATAACCAGGAACGCGCACCGACTGAAAAAGGCTCAACTTTCTGGTTTACTGCCATGTTCAACGTTGATGAAGATGATGGTATTGAGCACCCTGATTTCAGCCACATGCAGGTTGTTTCCTATCTTGCGCACCCTGCGACAGCAAACGTACTCCGACATTATCTGGAAGACTATAAAGTTCAGCATACTGAAACTTCATCCATTCTGGATCTGTTCAGCCGACTGAACCATTTGCCTGGCAACATTGAAAACACCTGGCTGATTGTGGATCACAGTGGCGACTCCGAAGCACTGCTGACCGAAATTCGCACCCGTTACAATGGTAACCTGGCAGTCTATGGCTATCAGATGGTACTGGAACCCGGAATCCTCAATGAACACCGTGCCCGTCCACTGTATCAGCCACTCAGCCGCAGTGCCTTAATTCAGCTGCTGAGTAATCAGCCTGTCTTTGATCAGGATGAACATGAAGACTTCAATGGTCAGGGCTTACACATCCTTGCAGTCGATGACCATTTGCCAAACCTGATTGTTCTAGAAGCGTTACTTGCTGAGCTGAACGTCAGAACCACCAAAGCGCTGAGCGGACAGGAAGCCCTGGAAATTCTTCAGAATAACCTTGAGAGCAAGGCACAGCCTTTCGATCTGATTTTCATGGACATCCAGATGCCTGTCATGTCTGGTATTGATACCACCCGTGCCATCCGCTCACTGGAATCCACACTTGAAAATCACAAACGTTTACCTGTGATTGCACTGACTGCACATGCATTGTCCGATGAAAAACAGAAACTGCTGAAAGGTGGTATGGATGATTACGTCACCAAGCCGATTCAGATTGAACAGATTATTCAGATCCTGACCCAGTGGACCACACAACAGTTCAACAAAGTCAGTACTGTGGAAAAGGCTCATGTGATTGAAGCGCTTGACCCTCAGATTATGGACTGGCAACAGAGTCTCCAGCTGGCTGCCAACAAGGAAGATCTGGCCGTGGATCTGCTGAAAATGCTGACGGACAGTTTTGAAGCTGAAGTGAATGAAATGGAACAGCTGATTGCGCTTGAAGATTTTCCTCAGCTTGAGCATGTACTGCACCGCCTGTATGGCGCAACCCGTTATGTCGGTGTGCCTGCCCTGCAGGAAGCAACCGGTTCATTTGAACAGTTTGTTTCCACTTTACGCAAAGAACGGCGTAAAGCTGACGAATACTTTGTGCAGGAAACCCTGAACCGCTTCAATGACCTGAAAGCAGTCATCCAGCAGGTGGAACAAGCCGCTCAGATTATTCTGAACAAACACAACCTCTGA
- a CDS encoding 4'-phosphopantetheinyl transferase family protein, with protein MRTIRLDVCETGYIVHADNLSDVPKLRIQQQKQAIHGFRNSLLSQYLSHTLQPEDIAVTEFGKPYLKDFPDFSFNHSHSRQHYALASSHQVRDLGVDIEDLNRQVRFEALAGHAFHTEEIKLWKEYDCDSEYWFRIWTAKEAILKAAGLGIRMNLNELSVGLTSGMSGGICSHDRLGVFAFQSYVVMGSMLTVAWRSELSCKGFNFPKIELIRHS; from the coding sequence ATGAGAACGATTCGGCTGGATGTATGTGAAACTGGATACATTGTGCATGCAGATAATCTGTCTGATGTGCCAAAACTCCGTATTCAGCAACAGAAACAGGCGATTCATGGCTTTCGTAACAGTCTGTTGAGTCAGTATTTAAGTCATACGCTTCAGCCAGAAGATATTGCTGTTACTGAGTTTGGAAAGCCTTATCTGAAAGATTTTCCTGATTTCAGTTTTAATCACAGTCACAGCCGACAGCATTATGCACTGGCCAGCAGTCATCAGGTACGCGATCTGGGCGTCGATATTGAAGATCTGAACCGTCAGGTACGTTTTGAGGCTTTGGCAGGACATGCTTTTCATACAGAAGAAATAAAGCTGTGGAAGGAATATGACTGTGACTCAGAATACTGGTTCCGTATATGGACAGCCAAAGAAGCCATTTTAAAGGCAGCAGGGCTGGGCATACGGATGAATCTGAATGAGCTGAGTGTGGGGTTGACCAGTGGTATGAGCGGTGGAATCTGTAGCCATGATCGACTGGGTGTTTTTGCATTTCAGAGCTATGTTGTTATGGGCAGTATGCTGACTGTGGCGTGGCGCTCTGAATTGTCATGTAAAGGTTTTAATTTTCCGAAGATTGAGCTGATACGTCATTCCTGA
- a CDS encoding 3'-5' exonuclease, translating into MRLPILIFDIETLTDLKSGAHLYHLDLPEPALEAALTKLRRQETGMDFQRLPLHEIVCISGLGIDENGMMKLFSFSREQYFEAEILTRFLAIFDRKHPTLVSWNGSQFDIPVILYRAMYHGLSAPGLFDQGEIDQQKRYNNYQNRYHHRHVDLMDVMAMFNGRNFQKLDDMAHLLGFPGKRGDGAYHVPEYVKAQQWQQLTGYCEGDVLNTWLIYLRWLLLKGQLNHHDHGLWIQATIQYLKTQPQHADFLNVWHETSLQTVFTASDFSSPIS; encoded by the coding sequence ATGCGTTTACCAATACTGATATTTGATATTGAAACCTTGACTGATCTGAAATCAGGCGCACATCTGTACCATCTGGATCTGCCGGAACCTGCACTTGAAGCGGCGCTGACCAAGTTGCGCCGTCAGGAAACAGGTATGGATTTTCAGCGTTTACCACTGCATGAAATCGTCTGCATATCTGGACTGGGCATTGATGAAAACGGCATGATGAAGCTGTTTTCGTTCAGTCGTGAACAGTATTTTGAAGCAGAAATTCTGACCCGCTTTTTGGCTATTTTTGACAGAAAGCATCCGACTCTGGTCAGTTGGAACGGCTCTCAGTTTGATATTCCGGTGATTCTGTACAGAGCAATGTATCATGGTCTGTCCGCTCCTGGTCTGTTTGATCAGGGAGAAATTGATCAGCAGAAACGTTATAATAACTATCAGAACAGGTATCACCACCGTCATGTTGATCTGATGGATGTGATGGCAATGTTCAATGGTCGTAATTTCCAGAAACTGGATGATATGGCACATCTGCTGGGCTTTCCAGGTAAACGCGGTGACGGTGCTTACCATGTGCCTGAATACGTCAAAGCACAGCAATGGCAGCAGCTGACCGGTTACTGTGAAGGTGATGTGCTGAATACATGGCTGATCTATCTGCGGTGGTTGCTGCTGAAAGGTCAGTTAAATCATCATGATCATGGTCTCTGGATTCAGGCAACCATTCAGTATCTGAAAACCCAGCCTCAGCATGCAGATTTTTTGAACGTCTGGCATGAAACCTCTCTTCAGACTGTATTCACAGCTTCTGATTTTTCCTCTCCCATATCTTAG